The Gymnogyps californianus isolate 813 chromosome Z, ASM1813914v2, whole genome shotgun sequence genome has a window encoding:
- the LOX gene encoding protein-lysine 6-oxidase isoform X1: protein MHFAPPGLLLAQLHACIYWSCLWPAGCQQPPPRRDPPPPPAAWRQRIQWENNGQVYSLLSLGSQYQPPRRRQAAEAAGSPILLLRNNGTLPRRAAARDAAATAAAQPPPAAGSRGGSGARHWFQAGYQPPSGGRTAAGQRSQGAATPAASGAARSASSGASRPSAPTSPAGGTGTDGNGSSTGAGGLPPLSSFRPGREDVMVGDDPYNPYKYTDDNPYYNYYDTYERPRQGSRYRPGYGTGYFQYGLPDLVPDPYYIQASTYVQRMSMYNLRCAAEENCLASSAYRADVRDYDNRVLLRFPQRVKNQGTSDFLPSRPRYSWEWHSCHQHYHSMDEFSHYDLLDASSHRKVAEGHKASFCLEDTSCDYGYYRRYACTAHTQGLSPGCYDTYNADIDCQWIDITDVKPGNYILKVSVNPSYLVPESDYSNNIVRCDIRYTGHHAYASGCTISPY, encoded by the exons atGCATTTCGCGCCGCCGGGGCTCCTGCTCGCCCAGCTCCACGCGTGCATCTACTGGAGCTGCCTGTGGCCCGCCGGctgccagcagccgccgccgcgccgcgaccccccgccgccccccgccgcctgGAGGCAGCGGATCCAGTGGGAGAACAACGGGCAGGTGTACAGCCTGCTCAGCCTCGGCTCCCAGTACCAGCCCCCCCGGCGCAGGCaggcggcggaggcggcgggcagccccatcctgctgctgcgGAACAACGGCACGCTGCCGCGGAGAGCCGCCGCCCGAGacgccgccgccaccgccgccgcgcagcccccgcccgccgccggcagccgggGGGGCTCCGGCGCACGGCACTGGTTCCAGGCCGGCTACCAGCCTCCCTCCGGGGGTCGCACCGCCGCCGGGCAGCGGAGCCAGGGGGCCGCCACCCCCGCGGCCTCCGGGGCGGCCAGGAGCGCCTCCTCGGGGGCGTCGCGACCCAGCGCCCCCACCAGCCCCGCCGGCGGCACCGGCACCGACGGCAACGGGAGCAGCACCGGGGCCGGCGGCCTGCCGCCCCTCAGCAGCTTCAGACCCGGGCGGGAAGATGTCATGGTAGGCGACGACCCCTACAACCCCTACAAGTACACGGACGATAACCCCTATTACAACTACTACGACACCTACGAGAGGCCCCGCCAGGGCAGCAGGTACAGGCCTGGCTATGGGACCGGCTACTTCCAGTATG GTCTCCCTGACTTAGTCCCGGATCCCTATTACATCCAGGCGTCCACATATGTCCAAAGGATGTCCATGTATAACTTGAGATGTGCAGCCGAGGAGAACTGCCTGGCAAG TTCAGCTTATCGAGCAGATGTTAGAGACTATGACAATCGGGTGCTCCTGAGATTCCCCCAAAGAGTGAAAAATCAAGGCACGTCAGATTTTCTGCCCAGCAGACCCCGTTACTCATGGGAGTGGCACAGCTGTCACCA ACATTATCACAGCATGGATGAATTCAGCCACTATGACTTGTTGGATGCAAGCTCACACAGAAAAGTTGCTGAAGGACACAAAGCAAGTTTCTGTCTTGAAGATACCTCCTGTGATTATGGATATTATAGACGGTACGCATGTACAGCGCATACGCAG ggACTGAGCCCTGGCTGCTACGACACTTATAATGCTGATATAGATTGCCAGTGGATTGATATTACAGATGTAAAACCTGGAAATTACATTCTGAAG GTGAGTGTAAACCCCAGCTACTTGGTGCCTGAGTCCGATTACTCCAACAATATAGTACGCTGCGATATACGCTATACAGGCCACCATGCGTATGCCTCTGGCTGTACAATTTCACC aTACTGA
- the LOX gene encoding protein-lysine 6-oxidase isoform X3, which yields MHFAPPGLLLAQLHACIYWSCLWPAGCQQPPPRRDPPPPPAAWRQRIQWENNGQVYSLLSLGSQYQPPRRRQAAEAAGSPILLLRNNGTLPRRAAARDAAATAAAQPPPAAGSRGGSGARHWFQAGYQPPSGGRTAAGAPTSPAGGTGTDGNGSSTGAGGLPPLSSFRPGREDVMVGDDPYNPYKYTDDNPYYNYYDTYERPRQGSRYRPGYGTGYFQYGLPDLVPDPYYIQASTYVQRMSMYNLRCAAEENCLASSAYRADVRDYDNRVLLRFPQRVKNQGTSDFLPSRPRYSWEWHSCHQHYHSMDEFSHYDLLDASSHRKVAEGHKASFCLEDTSCDYGYYRRYACTAHTQGLSPGCYDTYNADIDCQWIDITDVKPGNYILKVSVNPSYLVPESDYSNNIVRCDIRYTGHHAYASGCTISP from the exons atGCATTTCGCGCCGCCGGGGCTCCTGCTCGCCCAGCTCCACGCGTGCATCTACTGGAGCTGCCTGTGGCCCGCCGGctgccagcagccgccgccgcgccgcgaccccccgccgccccccgccgcctgGAGGCAGCGGATCCAGTGGGAGAACAACGGGCAGGTGTACAGCCTGCTCAGCCTCGGCTCCCAGTACCAGCCCCCCCGGCGCAGGCaggcggcggaggcggcgggcagccccatcctgctgctgcgGAACAACGGCACGCTGCCGCGGAGAGCCGCCGCCCGAGacgccgccgccaccgccgccgcgcagcccccgcccgccgccggcagccgggGGGGCTCCGGCGCACGGCACTGGTTCCAGGCCGGCTACCAGCCTCCCTCCGGGGGTCGCACCGCCGCCGG CGCCCCCACCAGCCCCGCCGGCGGCACCGGCACCGACGGCAACGGGAGCAGCACCGGGGCCGGCGGCCTGCCGCCCCTCAGCAGCTTCAGACCCGGGCGGGAAGATGTCATGGTAGGCGACGACCCCTACAACCCCTACAAGTACACGGACGATAACCCCTATTACAACTACTACGACACCTACGAGAGGCCCCGCCAGGGCAGCAGGTACAGGCCTGGCTATGGGACCGGCTACTTCCAGTATG GTCTCCCTGACTTAGTCCCGGATCCCTATTACATCCAGGCGTCCACATATGTCCAAAGGATGTCCATGTATAACTTGAGATGTGCAGCCGAGGAGAACTGCCTGGCAAG TTCAGCTTATCGAGCAGATGTTAGAGACTATGACAATCGGGTGCTCCTGAGATTCCCCCAAAGAGTGAAAAATCAAGGCACGTCAGATTTTCTGCCCAGCAGACCCCGTTACTCATGGGAGTGGCACAGCTGTCACCA ACATTATCACAGCATGGATGAATTCAGCCACTATGACTTGTTGGATGCAAGCTCACACAGAAAAGTTGCTGAAGGACACAAAGCAAGTTTCTGTCTTGAAGATACCTCCTGTGATTATGGATATTATAGACGGTACGCATGTACAGCGCATACGCAG ggACTGAGCCCTGGCTGCTACGACACTTATAATGCTGATATAGATTGCCAGTGGATTGATATTACAGATGTAAAACCTGGAAATTACATTCTGAAG GTGAGTGTAAACCCCAGCTACTTGGTGCCTGAGTCCGATTACTCCAACAATATAGTACGCTGCGATATACGCTATACAGGCCACCATGCGTATGCCTCTGGCTGTACAATTTCACCGTAA
- the LOX gene encoding protein-lysine 6-oxidase isoform X2: MHFAPPGLLLAQLHACIYWSCLWPAGCQQPPPRRDPPPPPAAWRQRIQWENNGQVYSLLSLGSQYQPPRRRQAAEAAGSPILLLRNNGTLPRRAAARDAAATAAAQPPPAAGSRGGSGARHWFQAGYQPPSGGRTAAGQRSQGAATPAASGAARSASSGASRPSAPTSPAGGTGTDGNGSSTGAGGLPPLSSFRPGREDVMVGDDPYNPYKYTDDNPYYNYYDTYERPRQGSRYRPGYGTGYFQYGLPDLVPDPYYIQASTYVQRMSMYNLRCAAEENCLASSAYRADVRDYDNRVLLRFPQRVKNQGTSDFLPSRPRYSWEWHSCHQHYHSMDEFSHYDLLDASSHRKVAEGHKASFCLEDTSCDYGYYRRYACTAHTQGLSPGCYDTYNADIDCQWIDITDVKPGNYILKVSVNPSYLVPESDYSNNIVRCDIRYTGHHAYASGCTISP; the protein is encoded by the exons atGCATTTCGCGCCGCCGGGGCTCCTGCTCGCCCAGCTCCACGCGTGCATCTACTGGAGCTGCCTGTGGCCCGCCGGctgccagcagccgccgccgcgccgcgaccccccgccgccccccgccgcctgGAGGCAGCGGATCCAGTGGGAGAACAACGGGCAGGTGTACAGCCTGCTCAGCCTCGGCTCCCAGTACCAGCCCCCCCGGCGCAGGCaggcggcggaggcggcgggcagccccatcctgctgctgcgGAACAACGGCACGCTGCCGCGGAGAGCCGCCGCCCGAGacgccgccgccaccgccgccgcgcagcccccgcccgccgccggcagccgggGGGGCTCCGGCGCACGGCACTGGTTCCAGGCCGGCTACCAGCCTCCCTCCGGGGGTCGCACCGCCGCCGGGCAGCGGAGCCAGGGGGCCGCCACCCCCGCGGCCTCCGGGGCGGCCAGGAGCGCCTCCTCGGGGGCGTCGCGACCCAGCGCCCCCACCAGCCCCGCCGGCGGCACCGGCACCGACGGCAACGGGAGCAGCACCGGGGCCGGCGGCCTGCCGCCCCTCAGCAGCTTCAGACCCGGGCGGGAAGATGTCATGGTAGGCGACGACCCCTACAACCCCTACAAGTACACGGACGATAACCCCTATTACAACTACTACGACACCTACGAGAGGCCCCGCCAGGGCAGCAGGTACAGGCCTGGCTATGGGACCGGCTACTTCCAGTATG GTCTCCCTGACTTAGTCCCGGATCCCTATTACATCCAGGCGTCCACATATGTCCAAAGGATGTCCATGTATAACTTGAGATGTGCAGCCGAGGAGAACTGCCTGGCAAG TTCAGCTTATCGAGCAGATGTTAGAGACTATGACAATCGGGTGCTCCTGAGATTCCCCCAAAGAGTGAAAAATCAAGGCACGTCAGATTTTCTGCCCAGCAGACCCCGTTACTCATGGGAGTGGCACAGCTGTCACCA ACATTATCACAGCATGGATGAATTCAGCCACTATGACTTGTTGGATGCAAGCTCACACAGAAAAGTTGCTGAAGGACACAAAGCAAGTTTCTGTCTTGAAGATACCTCCTGTGATTATGGATATTATAGACGGTACGCATGTACAGCGCATACGCAG ggACTGAGCCCTGGCTGCTACGACACTTATAATGCTGATATAGATTGCCAGTGGATTGATATTACAGATGTAAAACCTGGAAATTACATTCTGAAG GTGAGTGTAAACCCCAGCTACTTGGTGCCTGAGTCCGATTACTCCAACAATATAGTACGCTGCGATATACGCTATACAGGCCACCATGCGTATGCCTCTGGCTGTACAATTTCACCGTAA